The Papaver somniferum cultivar HN1 chromosome 3, ASM357369v1, whole genome shotgun sequence genome includes a region encoding these proteins:
- the LOC113360917 gene encoding vignain-like, with the protein MGISRVLLVVFSLVLILGLVESFDYHEKDLESEERLWDLYERWRSHHRVSRDLKEKHKRFNVFRANIQHVHETNKLDKPYKLKLNKFADMTSHEFKSSYAGSRVKHYRMLHGPRKTTSFMYENVSDLPASIDWRKKGAVTSVKDQGQCGSCWAFSTIVGVEGINQIKTNKLVSLSEQELVDCDNTDNQGCNGGLMENALEFIKQNGGITTEQDYPYVAQDGTCDANKENAHVVTIDGHEMVPAGDEEALMKAVAHQPVSVAIDAEGTDFQFYSEGVFTSPECGKELDHGVAIVGYGTTLDGTKYWIVKNSWGPEWGEKGYIRIERGARTKGGLCGIALEASYPLKSSPNPTTPRARSSASSIKDEL; encoded by the exons ATGGGTATTAGTAGAGTTCTATTAGTTGTTTTCTCACTAGTTCTTATTCTTGGCCTAGTTGAAAGTTTCGATTACCATGAGAAAGATTTGGAGTCGGAAGAAAGGCTCTGGGACTTGTATGAGAGATGGAGGAGCCATCACAGGGTCAGCCGCGACTTGAAAGAGAAACACAAGCGTTTCAACGTATTTAGAGCCAATATCCAACATGTTCACGAAACGAACAAACTGGACAAACCATATAAACTTAAACTGAACAAGTTTGCAGATATGACAAGTCATGAATTCAAGAGCTCTTACGCTGGTTCCAGAGTCAAGCATTACAGAATGCTTCATGGTCCTCGTAAAACTACTTCGTTCATGTACGAAAACGTCAGCGATCTCCCGGCATCCATTGATTGGAGGAAGAAGGGTGCAGTCACTAGTGTCAAGGACCAAGGCCAATGCG GTAGTTGCTGGGCTTTCTCGACTATTGTTGGTGTTGAGGGTATAAACCAGATCAAGACGAATAAGCTTGTATCTTTGTCCGAACAGGAGCTAGTCGATTGTGATAACACTGACAATCAAGGCTGTAACGGTGGATTAATGGAAAACGCACTAGAATTCATCAAACAAAATGGAGGGATCACAACCGAACAAGACTATCCATATGTAGCACAAGATGGGACCTGTGATGCTAACAAGGAGAATGCTCATGTCGTGACGATTGACGGACATGAAATGGTACCTGCTGGTGACGAGGAGGCTTTGATGAAAGCTGTTGCTCATCAGCCGGTATCAGTTGCGATAGACGCCGAGGGTACTGATTTCCAATTCTACTCCGAG GGTGTATTCACTAGTCCAGAATGTGGAAAAGAGCTTGATCATGGAGTGGCGATAGTTGGGTATGGAACAACGTTAGATGGAACCAAATACTGGATAGTGAAGAACTCGTGGGGGCCTGAATGGGGTGAGAAAGGTTACATTAGGATCGAACGTGGTGCACGTACCAAAGGAGGCCTTTGTGGTATTGCTTTGGAAGCTTCATAtccgctcaaatcttctccaaatccaaCAACACCTCGTGCACGGTCTTCTGCTTCGTCCATTAAAGATGAACTCTAG
- the LOC113359000 gene encoding uncharacterized protein LOC113359000, protein MTELLLAQSPIPSSQELVSSQDIPMSQERTYNGKLAIKRSCKAAEWEFIIKGVGQDFYGGRDEARLVVEKYNHFFGRRVRVVKSNPERYTVECYYKEKLECDWMFHASPKTSNVKGHLFLKDYNGEHKCCASYSDGTKADPVTRELIKSLIFEQIEQNPNKKARDIVRELKSDYGLEVSYDQAHAGKELCFKELYGDDIKSYTDLRWWCEAVKKHDPGSSADLVVEGGEFKSLFLAFDACISGFEYCRPVLFLDATFLTGKFRGCLMAATGKNANNGIFPLAYGIVSAETVENWHWFLNKLESILGPRVLTFISDRHEGLIQGIRDVFPTFYHAWCYQHLKNNVRSKTNKKQGEHCAAMGLFKECFYSSTHEGFDQGMQKLKDMGCDGLHKFLSEIPVECWSNAHCLGCRYGDMCSNIAESFNSWIKEAKGMPIATLVNWIRLKIMEQMSRRKRKGATYKGFICPRLEKKVLASIRAGVQWRITKSGDMEWEAFDEKHTHPVNIVKFQCSCRVWFTEQFPCDHAIACMHSNNINVYEYINPYFSIASFCASYDRPIKPIPDYDKPIDVATGDLVNPPNVLGKKHGRPKKKRIPNTGSASFKRPITCGNCHTQAHHNKTTCPHPPAKKQR, encoded by the exons ATGACGGAGTTGCTTTTAGCTCAGTCACCTATTCCTTCCTCTCAAGAGCTTGTTTCTTCTCAAGATATCCCCATGTCTCAAGAACGCACATACAATGGAAAGTTGGCAATTAAAAGATCTTGCAAGGCGGCTGAATGGGAGTTTATTATAAAAGGTGTTGGTCAAGATTTTTATGGAGGACGAGATGAAGCTCGTCTTGttgttgagaaatataaccattttTTTGGTCGCAGGGTGAGAGTCGTCAAGAGCAATCCAGAACGATATACGGTGGAATGTTATTACAAGGAGAAATTGGAATGTGACTGGATGTTCCATGCATCTCCCAAGACTTCCAATGTGAAGGGTCACTTATTCCTCAAGGACTATAACGGGGAACATAAATGTTGTGCTAGTTATAGTGATGGAACAAAGGCTGATCCGGTTACGCGCGAACTTAtcaagagtttgatatttgagcagATTGAACAGAATCCCAACAAGAAAGCcagggatattgttagagaactcAAAAGTGATTATGGGTTGGAAGTGAGCTACGATCAGGCGCATGCTGGGAAAGAATTATGTTTCAAGGAATTGTATGGCGATGACATTAAATCATACACTGACTTGAGATGGTGGTGTGAAGCCGTGAAGAAACACGATCCAGGTAGTAGTGCTGATTTAGTTGTTGAAGGTGGCGAGTTTAAGAGTTTGTTTTTAGCCTTCGATGCTTGCATCTCTGGTTTCGAATATTGTCGCCCGGTACTGTTCTTGGATGCAACTTTCCTAACTGGAAAATTTAGGGGTTGTCTTATGGCGGCTACCGGGAAGAATGCGAATAATG GAATATTTCCTTTGGCATATGGTATCGTATCAGCTGAAACTGTTGAGAATTGGCATTGGTTCTTGAATAAACTAGAATCTATCTTGGGTCCTCGTGTACTAACTTTTATTTCGGATCGCCATGAGGGTTTGATCCAAGGGATTCGTGATGTTTTCCCAACTTTCTATCATGCTTGGTGTTACCAGCATTTGAAGAATAATGTCCGCAGTAAGACCAACAAGAAACAGGGAGAGCATTGTGCTGCGATGGGTTTGTTCAAAGAATGTTTCTATTCATCGACTCATGAAGGATTTGATCAGGGTATGCAAAAGTTGAAGGATATGGGATGTGATGGTCTTCACAAATTCTTGAGTGAGATTCCAGTGGAATGTTGGTCCAATGCACATTGTCTGGGTTGTCGTTACGGCGACATGTGTTCAAACATTGCAGAGTCCTTTAACTcttggatcaaggaagcaaaaggtATGCCTATTGCAACACTTGTTAACTGGATCAGACTTAAAATTATGGAACAGATGAGTAGAAGGAAGAGAAAGGGGGCGACGTATAAAGGATTCATTTGTCCCAGGCTAGAGAAAAAAGTGTTGGCTTCCATTCGTGCTGGTGTCCAGTGGAGAATAACCAAGTCTGGTGACATGGAGTGGGAAGCTTTTGATGAAAAGCACACGCATCCTGTTAATATTGTGAAGTTTCAGTGCAGCTGTAGGGTTTGGTTTACTGAGCAGTTCCCTTGTGATCACGCTATTGCGTGTATGCATTCAAATAACATCAATGTTTACGAGTACATTAATCCGTATTTCAGCATTGCTAGCTTCTGTGCTTCGTATGATCGTCCTATCAAGCCCATTCCTGATTACGACAAGCCTATTGATGTTGCTACTGGAGATCTCGTGAACCCACCAAATGTCCtaggaaaaaaacatggtaggCCGAAGAAGAAGCGGATTCCTAACACAGGTAGTGCAAGTTTCAAGAGACCAATTACGTGCGGTAACTGCCATACTCAGGCACATCATAACAAGACGACGTGTCCTCATCCTCCTGCGAAAAAGCAACGTTAA